The segment ATAAGAGATTAGTTAACGCCCAACAGTTGCAACACTAACCATATAAACGTAGCCAAAAGAGCTACTACGCCCAAAAGCAGGACGAGCAGAATCCCCACAATGCCAAACGTGACCAGGCGATCGCTTAGGGTCGGTGCTTTTGGGTCGGCAAGATGGGCTTCTAAGAGTTGTAGATTTTGGCGGTTGGCCTTCCAAGCAACGTCAAAAATGTTGCCAGCGATCGGCACTGATCCGGCTACTGTATCCAGAACCAAATTTGCTACCATGCGTGCAAG is part of the Candidatus Obscuribacterales bacterium genome and harbors:
- a CDS encoding DUF4112 domain-containing protein, with product MSSLPPSPPKALPSPPQALQRIRWVSYLLDDSIPLLNTGYRIGIDPILGLLPGVGDSLSLIISIYLVIESVRFGLPKRVLARMVANLVLDTVAGSVPIAGNIFDVAWKANRQNLQLLEAHLADPKAPTLSDRLVTFGIVGILLVLLLGVVALLATFIWLVLQLLGVN